From the Bdellovibrio reynosensis genome, one window contains:
- a CDS encoding HNH endonuclease encodes MNPLARLSNQELEIRLKDLVQKERKLLHVILEHIREVDARKLYLGKAYSSIYEYLVKELGYSGSAAMRRLEAARLLRDVPQVAERIQEGSLNLSQIGELTRAIKEKEKLSGDCVTPNQKNELVEFVVGKTTEQTQHELARVLDLPIKAFDTKKVQQDESVRLGITLTKEQYKKLIQCKDLAAHILLQDSGTVALTDVIEFLADQYLDDKFKKRKTVQRHVPNNNNNNSPKFAIITTEAVVEKKKSQNTAKSISVLNLERKSVTPKLRRLVLARDKCCQYIDAKTGKKCNSSFALQVDHKTSQWAGGKTSLLNLQLLCAQHNRSKYLNEANIRSGTR; translated from the coding sequence ATGAATCCACTTGCCCGCTTGTCTAATCAGGAACTTGAAATTCGTTTGAAGGATCTTGTTCAGAAGGAACGTAAACTTCTGCATGTGATTTTAGAACATATTCGTGAAGTTGATGCTCGCAAACTTTACCTTGGGAAAGCTTATTCTTCTATTTACGAATATCTTGTAAAAGAACTTGGTTATTCTGGGTCGGCAGCCATGCGCAGACTTGAAGCTGCCCGTCTTCTTCGCGATGTTCCTCAGGTTGCAGAACGGATTCAAGAAGGGTCTTTGAATCTTTCGCAGATTGGCGAGCTTACTCGCGCAATTAAGGAAAAAGAAAAGCTCAGCGGCGACTGCGTAACACCTAATCAAAAAAACGAACTTGTTGAATTTGTAGTTGGTAAAACCACCGAACAAACTCAGCATGAGCTTGCGCGCGTCTTGGATTTACCTATTAAAGCATTTGATACCAAGAAGGTTCAACAAGACGAATCAGTTCGTTTGGGAATTACCCTAACAAAAGAACAATACAAGAAACTTATTCAATGCAAAGATCTTGCTGCGCATATTCTTTTGCAGGATTCGGGAACCGTTGCCTTGACTGATGTCATTGAGTTTTTAGCTGATCAATATTTGGATGATAAATTTAAAAAGAGGAAAACCGTTCAACGGCATGTACCTAATAATAATAATAATAATAGTCCAAAATTTGCAATTATCACCACCGAAGCGGTAGTAGAAAAAAAGAAATCCCAAAATACTGCGAAAAGCATATCTGTCCTAAATCTAGAACGAAAATCAGTAACACCTAAGCTCCGCAGACTCGTCTTAGCCCGAGATAAATGCTGCCAATATATAGACGCGAAAACAGGAAAGAAGTGTAATAGCTCGTTTGCTCTTCAAGTCGATCATAAAACATCACAGTGGGCTGGCGGGAAGACTTCTTTGTTGAACCTTCAACTTTTGTGCGCGCAACACAATCGCAGCAAATATTTGAATGAAGCAAACATCAGAAGTGGGACAAGATGA
- the lnt gene encoding apolipoprotein N-acyltransferase, with protein MKRWIQFFKQKAYEFRWAILSGVLVGTSYIPFPPWALIFCYTPLWLYAVEDSRSVKQSFWAGWVTQFILSLIGFHWIAHTAHEFGQIPWALSIIALLLFCAAMHLYIPVTLAAGTWLRYKFSLSQGQSLFTLAILHALLERVWPVIFDWHLGYTLLWAKIPIYHLADVIGFFGLSAIVLLLNAWVGFIWLKQSYLKTALTHLSLLTLTFAALVGIGHFHGKEWNKFDREVKATVIQANIGNLEKIYAEQGRGYQEVITKKFLELSREALNKHPGTDVLVWPETAFPDYLDQHLLGRKNTLLLTQELSAMNVPLITGAYSKDPKTDETKDSSTYNALFLVDPQGNNLDKPYRKTELLAFGEYLPFSETFPVLLKLLPFVSNFGRGHGPQSMAWNNKNEKVNWGGQICYEGLYPQFTRGLAKAGADILVNVTNDSWFGRTFEPQQHLYMTLARAIEARRPLLRSTNTGISTAILANGEVLQKSPLHQEWYGQFVIKYLKDAPQTVYVQYGYRDWMVLLAALVAIILTGALHARSRRP; from the coding sequence ATGAAGAGATGGATTCAATTTTTCAAGCAGAAAGCCTACGAATTTCGCTGGGCGATTTTGTCAGGTGTTCTAGTCGGAACAAGTTATATCCCCTTCCCTCCTTGGGCATTGATCTTTTGCTACACTCCACTTTGGCTTTACGCGGTCGAAGACAGTCGCTCAGTGAAGCAATCTTTTTGGGCAGGATGGGTCACGCAATTCATACTGAGCTTGATCGGTTTTCATTGGATCGCTCACACGGCCCACGAGTTCGGGCAAATTCCTTGGGCGCTTTCAATCATTGCACTGCTGCTTTTTTGTGCGGCAATGCACTTGTATATTCCTGTGACCTTGGCTGCAGGAACTTGGTTGCGTTACAAGTTTTCACTTTCTCAAGGACAAAGCCTCTTCACTCTGGCAATTCTGCACGCCTTACTTGAAAGAGTTTGGCCCGTCATTTTTGACTGGCACCTGGGTTACACTTTGCTTTGGGCGAAAATTCCCATTTATCACCTCGCAGATGTCATTGGCTTTTTTGGTTTGTCGGCGATCGTTCTTTTACTGAATGCTTGGGTTGGATTCATCTGGCTGAAACAGTCGTACCTAAAAACCGCACTGACTCATCTAAGTCTGTTAACGCTTACTTTTGCTGCATTAGTAGGCATCGGTCACTTTCATGGCAAAGAATGGAATAAGTTTGACCGCGAAGTTAAGGCCACCGTCATTCAGGCCAACATCGGAAATCTAGAAAAGATCTACGCTGAACAAGGGCGCGGTTATCAAGAAGTGATTACCAAAAAATTCCTTGAACTCAGTCGCGAGGCCTTAAACAAGCATCCCGGCACCGACGTCTTAGTTTGGCCAGAAACCGCGTTCCCCGATTATTTAGATCAACATCTTTTAGGAAGAAAAAATACGCTGCTGCTGACGCAAGAACTTTCAGCGATGAACGTGCCGCTGATCACGGGCGCTTATTCTAAAGATCCTAAGACCGACGAAACTAAGGACAGCTCTACTTACAATGCTCTTTTCCTTGTCGATCCTCAAGGCAACAATCTTGATAAGCCTTACCGCAAGACCGAACTGCTAGCATTTGGCGAGTATTTGCCATTCAGCGAAACCTTTCCGGTGCTACTAAAACTTTTACCCTTCGTTTCAAACTTTGGCCGGGGTCACGGGCCGCAAAGTATGGCTTGGAATAACAAGAACGAAAAAGTCAATTGGGGCGGTCAAATCTGTTATGAGGGTCTTTACCCCCAGTTCACTCGTGGTTTAGCAAAAGCAGGTGCTGATATTTTGGTGAATGTCACAAACGACTCTTGGTTTGGCCGTACGTTCGAACCACAACAACACTTATACATGACCTTAGCCCGCGCCATCGAAGCACGCCGACCTTTGCTTCGCTCAACGAACACTGGGATCAGCACCGCGATTTTGGCAAACGGTGAAGTTTTACAGAAATCCCCGCTTCATCAAGAGTGGTATGGTCAGTTTGTGATAAAGTATTTAAAAGACGCCCCACAAACTGTTTATGTTCAATACGGTTATCGCGATTGGATGGTGCTTTTAGCAGCGCTGGTTGCAATCATTCTTACAGGAGCTCTTCATGCAAGATCTCGTCGTCCTTGA
- a CDS encoding endonuclease MutS2, with product MQDLVVLDWTEILEKIRSHATSEAGRETIMKTGPLKNREEAYKSFQEIFSAGAVVNQGIRPYMQSLDLYSTWIARLKKNAVLKTLEIKDVRSFCLEALALKEALNSVDNEWAHSISSSLFQAEEPLSAIDSIITPGGEIRSDASETLYRLYREKERLAREVQTTLDRLVKDHQMENVLQDKYVTTRDGRWVLPVRSGMQHHLPGVIHGSSQTKQTVFMEPEKVIPTNNRLRQIEVEIEDEIERLLTELSRYLSSKASEIETARQLMEECDVRFAQAQFAALIEAHAIEFSEDTLELVDVRHPLLQLSGKKVVSNSVVLEGQKSILLLSGPNAGGKTVLLKSIGLAAQMARCGLPICASENSKLPFFTDVLIGIGDAQSVDEELSTFAAHLKILSRAATLKGRQNLILIDEICGSTDPEEGSALARSFIESFSSHDVFGIITSHLGPLKAGWEESRVLNGSLEYDPKTGRPTYQFIAGIPGDSLAIQTAKRVGVTQAIVQRAMDVLAPATRARLEGLEQIEQLKSDIAILQDHLKKETHKANETRKKYEGLLEQFNKDKEEWLQRTLKKAERKVEEAIAQAKVTETFKRHTALQEVKHKLPEIVKAKPITQPGAPENAEEFAKKFPPGSKVWVPNLSADGVVQSTPNNKGEVLVLSGSVRLQLNWQDLKPPGKPQNPTAQLVRQSSPFAAAIADEDRTLDLRGKTVEDALSDLELALDKAATSKEDRIKIIHGHGTEALKKAVRTYLSRSIYVKKWKAGSPEGGGDGITWVELGES from the coding sequence ATGCAAGATCTCGTCGTCCTTGATTGGACGGAAATCCTAGAAAAAATCCGTTCCCATGCAACCAGTGAAGCCGGTCGTGAAACGATCATGAAAACCGGTCCACTAAAAAACCGCGAAGAAGCCTACAAAAGCTTTCAAGAAATTTTTAGTGCCGGTGCCGTCGTCAACCAAGGCATTCGCCCCTACATGCAAAGTCTTGATCTTTATTCGACTTGGATTGCGCGGCTAAAAAAGAACGCCGTTTTAAAAACCTTAGAGATCAAAGACGTAAGAAGTTTCTGTCTTGAAGCCTTGGCTTTAAAAGAAGCTTTAAATTCAGTAGACAACGAATGGGCCCACTCTATTTCTTCAAGCTTGTTTCAAGCTGAAGAGCCGTTGTCGGCAATTGATTCCATCATCACCCCTGGCGGAGAAATCCGCAGTGACGCGAGCGAAACTTTATACCGCCTTTATCGCGAAAAAGAACGCTTAGCCCGCGAAGTGCAAACGACCCTAGATCGTTTGGTGAAAGATCACCAAATGGAAAACGTATTGCAAGATAAGTACGTTACTACCCGCGATGGTCGTTGGGTGTTACCCGTACGCAGTGGGATGCAACATCACCTTCCAGGTGTCATCCACGGATCTTCACAAACCAAGCAAACTGTTTTCATGGAGCCTGAAAAGGTCATTCCGACAAACAACCGTTTGCGCCAAATCGAAGTTGAAATTGAAGATGAGATCGAAAGATTGCTGACCGAGCTTTCCCGATATCTTTCATCAAAGGCTTCAGAAATCGAAACCGCAAGACAGCTTATGGAAGAATGCGACGTGCGTTTTGCACAAGCGCAGTTTGCGGCGTTGATTGAAGCTCATGCCATTGAGTTTTCAGAAGACACGTTAGAGCTTGTCGACGTACGCCATCCGCTTTTGCAACTTTCCGGTAAAAAAGTAGTTTCAAACTCTGTGGTGCTTGAAGGGCAAAAAAGTATTTTGCTTTTAAGTGGCCCCAATGCCGGTGGTAAAACAGTTCTACTAAAATCCATCGGTCTTGCCGCACAGATGGCAAGATGCGGACTTCCGATTTGTGCAAGCGAAAATTCAAAGCTGCCGTTCTTTACTGATGTGCTAATTGGTATCGGTGACGCGCAAAGCGTGGATGAAGAGCTTAGTACCTTTGCTGCCCACTTAAAAATTCTAAGTCGAGCTGCCACATTGAAAGGTCGCCAGAACTTAATTCTTATCGATGAAATCTGCGGATCTACAGATCCAGAAGAAGGCAGTGCCTTAGCGCGCAGTTTTATTGAAAGCTTTTCTAGCCACGATGTGTTCGGAATTATCACTTCCCACTTAGGACCTTTGAAAGCAGGCTGGGAAGAAAGCCGCGTTCTTAACGGAAGCTTAGAATACGATCCCAAAACAGGAAGACCTACATATCAATTCATTGCCGGTATTCCTGGTGATTCCTTGGCAATTCAAACGGCAAAACGCGTGGGAGTTACCCAAGCCATTGTACAAAGAGCCATGGATGTATTAGCACCTGCGACCCGCGCGCGCTTAGAAGGCCTAGAGCAAATCGAGCAGCTAAAAAGTGACATCGCCATTTTGCAAGATCATCTTAAAAAGGAAACTCACAAGGCCAATGAAACCCGTAAAAAATACGAAGGCCTGTTAGAGCAATTCAATAAAGATAAAGAAGAGTGGCTGCAAAGGACTTTGAAAAAGGCGGAACGCAAGGTTGAAGAAGCCATTGCCCAGGCTAAAGTCACTGAAACCTTTAAACGTCATACAGCTTTGCAAGAAGTGAAACACAAACTTCCTGAGATCGTAAAAGCAAAACCAATTACCCAACCTGGAGCTCCGGAAAATGCGGAAGAATTCGCAAAGAAATTCCCACCAGGCTCTAAAGTGTGGGTGCCAAACTTAAGTGCCGATGGCGTCGTGCAAAGCACACCTAATAATAAAGGTGAAGTTTTGGTTCTTTCAGGTTCCGTGCGCTTGCAATTAAATTGGCAGGATTTAAAACCTCCAGGCAAACCGCAAAATCCAACGGCCCAATTGGTTCGCCAAAGCTCCCCGTTTGCGGCGGCTATTGCCGATGAAGATCGCACCTTGGATCTGCGCGGAAAAACTGTGGAAGATGCCTTATCAGATTTAGAACTGGCTTTAGATAAAGCAGCCACTTCTAAAGAAGATCGAATTAAAATTATTCACGGGCACGGCACAGAGGCATTGAAAAAAGCTGTGCGCACATATTTAAGTCGCTCTATTTATGTCAAAAAATGGAAAGCGGGATCCCCGGAAGGTGGTGGCGATGGCATCACATGGGTTGAACTAGGAGAATCATAA
- a CDS encoding lipase maturation factor family protein — protein MFTDLNISSWILSKSLSLSYFIAFLSLLPQVLGLYGHNGILSIDHLLNLLDKEMRAERFYHVPSLFWLYSSDLALKGMCFIGMMAASLSFLGFSQTWMLLICFLAYLSFVSCGQVFLGYQWDSLLLEFGFIGLFFGPLKWEWIPLGAYAIHPLIYVLCLFLLFKLMFLSGVVKLTSKDPVWKNLTALTYHYWTQPLPNPIAFFADKLPLHFQRFSTLIMFFTEIVAPFFIFIPGPTQVLAVIFLAGLQVLILLTGNYAFFNLITLGLIFGVLPDSVWGFKINWVETTTIPTWAAVFAAVLLIPSSVFWIYKSIFENDKKLDFMLPLLRLLYPFRISNPYGLFAVMTKTRPELVLEGSNDGIHWEEYEFKHKPTSLKRMPPIVAPHQPRLDWQMWFAALESFNDNLWLQNLMTRIFQQAPDVLALFEKDPFKGKSPKALRLIKYHYKFATWEQWRKQGIWWQREMVGFYGPTFQIEEFVE, from the coding sequence ATGTTTACGGATCTTAATATTTCAAGCTGGATACTGTCTAAATCCTTAAGTCTTTCTTACTTCATTGCATTCCTATCTTTGCTGCCGCAAGTGCTAGGGCTTTACGGGCACAATGGTATTTTGTCCATCGATCACCTTTTAAATCTGTTAGATAAAGAAATGCGGGCAGAGCGATTCTATCATGTCCCAAGTCTTTTCTGGCTTTACTCTTCGGATCTAGCACTGAAAGGCATGTGCTTTATCGGAATGATGGCAGCCTCGCTTTCGTTTTTAGGATTTAGTCAAACATGGATGTTATTGATCTGCTTTCTTGCTTACTTAAGTTTTGTAAGTTGCGGGCAGGTGTTCTTAGGTTATCAGTGGGACAGTCTGCTTTTAGAATTTGGATTTATCGGACTTTTCTTTGGGCCGTTAAAATGGGAATGGATTCCGCTAGGCGCCTATGCGATTCATCCGTTGATTTATGTTTTATGTTTGTTCTTGTTGTTTAAGCTGATGTTTTTATCTGGCGTCGTAAAACTGACCAGCAAAGATCCGGTGTGGAAAAATCTGACGGCATTAACCTATCACTATTGGACTCAACCCCTGCCAAATCCCATCGCTTTTTTTGCTGATAAGTTGCCTTTACACTTTCAGCGCTTTTCCACTTTGATCATGTTTTTTACAGAGATTGTAGCGCCGTTTTTTATTTTTATTCCAGGTCCTACACAAGTATTAGCCGTGATCTTTTTAGCGGGCCTGCAGGTTTTAATTCTGCTAACGGGGAATTATGCATTTTTTAATCTTATCACCTTGGGACTTATTTTCGGGGTTCTGCCCGATTCGGTGTGGGGTTTTAAGATTAATTGGGTTGAAACAACCACGATACCAACGTGGGCTGCAGTTTTTGCGGCGGTTTTACTTATTCCCTCTTCAGTCTTTTGGATTTACAAAAGTATTTTTGAAAACGACAAGAAGTTGGATTTCATGCTGCCGCTTTTAAGACTGCTTTACCCATTTCGCATCTCAAATCCCTATGGGCTTTTTGCGGTGATGACGAAAACTCGCCCCGAGTTGGTTTTAGAAGGCAGTAACGACGGCATACATTGGGAAGAATACGAATTTAAGCATAAACCAACTTCACTAAAACGAATGCCACCCATTGTGGCCCCTCACCAACCGCGACTGGATTGGCAGATGTGGTTTGCGGCTTTAGAAAGTTTCAACGACAACCTGTGGTTGCAAAACTTGATGACACGCATTTTTCAGCAAGCTCCGGATGTTTTAGCTCTGTTTGAAAAAGATCCTTTTAAAGGAAAATCGCCGAAGGCTTTACGTTTAATCAAGTATCACTATAAGTTTGCGACGTGGGAACAATGGCGCAAGCAAGGCATTTGGTGGCAACGAGAGATGGTTGGCTTTTACGGGCCCACTTTTCAGATCGAAGAATTTGTTGAATAG
- a CDS encoding RCC1 domain-containing protein, translated as MSDEFLDLERRNFLESVAKGVIGLSTTAFWAKASSLGLLSLVPNEADAQMIPHGAWKRRTIKGAFAWGSNSNFSFGNGSGPSTSSPVHIGANWSHISANTNSALGIKSDGSLWGWGVNPNFQLGDGTNTARSSAIQIGNETNWLSVDAGSYHTVGIRNDGTLWGWGTNIYGAIGISTAVPNQVNAQLDWADIACGTNHTLAIKADGTLWGWGWNAFGIIGDGTSTNKLSPTQIGTLTNWQKISAGYAHSLAIKTDGSLWAWGNNNNGALGDNTTTSKSSPIQIGTPHIWTKISTGQSFSMAIKNDGSLWTWGYNSVGQLGDFTTIDKSIPTQVGTATNWSKIASGYSHSLAIKSNGSLWSWGSNVNGRLGLGDTLDRSSPIQIGVLTNWSHISGGLHFSLALRNDNMLYAMGEINNSISPVAVGALPVWSTMSAGHQHALAIKTDGSLWAWGYNNSGCIGNGMTGGSYSSPIQIGASLTWSKVAAGFRHSAATKSDGSLWVWGENDYGQVGVLYKSPTQVGAQNDWAFISSGSSHTLALKQNGSLWGWGSNGLGQIGNGSADTVPTPWMINAGPWLDCSASASHSLAVKADGTLWTWGYNASGQLGNNGTATSLSPMQIGTLTNWRKVSAGASHSLAVKSDGTIWAWGANSNGQLGDGSTTNRLSPVFLGPNTQWKIVSAGADFSLGLREDGSLWGWGTNTSGQLGHAPITNRSSPVQIGTLTHWDKIFSGTSTGFAITT; from the coding sequence ATGTCTGATGAATTTTTAGATCTTGAACGTCGGAATTTCCTTGAGTCAGTCGCAAAAGGCGTGATCGGTTTATCCACCACCGCATTCTGGGCGAAGGCTTCTTCACTGGGTTTGTTGTCGCTGGTTCCGAATGAAGCAGATGCGCAGATGATTCCGCATGGCGCTTGGAAAAGACGAACCATCAAAGGTGCGTTTGCCTGGGGCTCAAATTCTAATTTTTCATTTGGTAACGGCAGCGGACCATCTACATCATCGCCAGTTCATATTGGTGCCAACTGGTCACATATTTCAGCGAATACAAATTCAGCATTGGGAATAAAATCAGATGGCAGTCTTTGGGGCTGGGGAGTTAATCCTAATTTTCAGCTGGGTGATGGAACGAACACAGCTAGGTCTTCTGCTATTCAAATTGGAAATGAGACAAATTGGTTATCAGTGGATGCAGGAAGCTATCATACCGTAGGCATAAGAAATGACGGGACTCTTTGGGGTTGGGGTACCAACATCTATGGCGCAATAGGAATTTCCACTGCTGTTCCCAATCAGGTCAACGCTCAATTAGACTGGGCGGACATTGCTTGCGGCACGAATCATACACTTGCAATTAAGGCTGATGGCACATTGTGGGGATGGGGATGGAATGCTTTTGGAATAATTGGTGACGGAACTTCAACAAATAAACTTTCTCCGACTCAGATAGGGACGTTGACTAACTGGCAAAAAATTTCCGCTGGATATGCGCATTCGCTTGCAATAAAGACGGATGGCAGTCTTTGGGCTTGGGGAAATAATAATAACGGCGCACTTGGCGACAACACGACTACAAGCAAGTCTTCGCCAATTCAAATTGGAACTCCTCATATATGGACAAAAATATCTACTGGCCAATCTTTTTCAATGGCTATTAAAAATGATGGCTCGTTGTGGACCTGGGGCTATAATTCCGTGGGGCAATTAGGCGATTTTACAACTATAGATAAATCAATACCCACTCAAGTAGGAACAGCTACAAACTGGTCAAAGATTGCTTCAGGCTATTCCCATAGTTTAGCAATTAAATCTAACGGAAGTCTCTGGAGTTGGGGATCTAATGTGAATGGACGGCTCGGTCTGGGTGATACACTTGATAGATCTTCTCCTATTCAAATTGGCGTTTTGACAAACTGGAGTCATATTAGCGGCGGACTTCATTTCTCATTAGCTCTACGAAATGACAATATGTTGTATGCTATGGGTGAGATCAACAACAGCATATCTCCAGTCGCTGTCGGCGCTTTACCTGTATGGAGTACGATGTCAGCGGGACATCAGCACGCTCTGGCGATAAAAACTGACGGAAGTTTGTGGGCTTGGGGATATAATAATAGTGGATGTATAGGTAACGGAATGACCGGTGGCAGTTATTCTTCTCCTATTCAAATTGGCGCATCGTTAACGTGGTCAAAAGTAGCTGCAGGCTTTAGGCATTCAGCAGCAACAAAATCTGACGGCAGCTTGTGGGTGTGGGGAGAAAATGATTATGGCCAAGTGGGGGTTCTCTATAAAAGTCCAACTCAGGTCGGCGCGCAAAACGATTGGGCCTTCATTTCCTCAGGAAGCTCACACACATTGGCGTTAAAACAAAATGGAAGTCTATGGGGTTGGGGATCTAACGGTTTGGGGCAAATTGGTAATGGGTCAGCCGACACCGTTCCTACACCCTGGATGATAAATGCAGGTCCATGGCTTGACTGCAGTGCTAGCGCTAGCCATTCCTTAGCCGTCAAAGCCGACGGTACATTGTGGACGTGGGGTTACAATGCAAGCGGACAACTAGGAAATAACGGAACTGCCACTTCTCTAAGTCCCATGCAAATCGGAACTTTAACAAACTGGAGAAAAGTATCAGCAGGCGCAAGTCATTCCCTCGCTGTCAAATCAGATGGAACCATCTGGGCATGGGGCGCAAATTCTAACGGCCAACTTGGCGATGGAAGTACAACAAATAGGTTGTCCCCCGTATTCTTAGGACCAAATACTCAATGGAAAATTGTAAGTGCTGGCGCAGACTTTTCACTCGGTTTAAGGGAAGATGGCTCTTTATGGGGATGGGGCACAAACACGAGCGGTCAATTGGGCCATGCGCCGATCACCAACCGGAGTTCGCCAGTACAAATAGGAACTTTGACCCATTGGGATAAAATTTTTTCTGGAACTTCGACTGGTTTTGCAATTACGACCTAA